The nucleotide sequence CGAGGCCCGCCCCGTGCTGGAACGCGCCAGCGCCCGCGAAACCGCTACCCGTGTGGCAATGGGCACGGTAGCCGCCCAGTTCCTGAAGCACCTGGGCATTGAGCTCGTGAGCCACACCGTGTCCATCGCGAGCGTCACCGTGCCCGAGGGCCGGCCGCTGCCCGTGCCGGACAACGTCATAGCACTAGACGCCGATCCGCTCCGCTGCTTCGACCGTGAAACGTCCGATGCCATGGTGGCTGAGGTGGACGCCGCCCACAAGGAAGGCGAAACCCTCGGCGGCGTGGTGGAGGTGCTGGCCTACGGCCTGCCCCCGGGACTTGGCAGCTACGTCCACTGGGACCGCCGCCTGGATTCCCGCCTGGCGGCTGCCCTCATGGGCATCCAGGCCATCAAGGGCGTCGAGGTGGGCGATGGTTTCCTCACCGCCGCACGCCGCGGGTCGGCGGCCCACGACGAAATCGTCAAGGACGCCGACGGCCGGATCATCCGCACCAGCAACCGGGCCGGCGGCATCGAAGGCGGCATGAGCATCGGCGATGTCCTGCGCGTCCGGGCCGCCATGAAGCCCATCGCCACCGTCCCGCGTGCCCTGAAGACGATCGACATCAGCACCGGAGAAGCGGCCAAGGCACACCACCAGCGTTCCGACGTCTGTGCGGTTCCGGCCGCCGGCGTGGTGGCCGAGGCGATGGTTGCGCTGGTCCTGGCCGAGGCCGTGACCGAAAAGTTCGGCGGCGACTCCGTGGCCGAGACAGCCCGTAACATCAGGGGCTACCTCGAGAACATTCCGGCGTCGCTGGATACGATCGGACTCTAGTGCCCCGGAGCAATACACCCTGCAATGCGGGGGACCGGCCCATTGTGCTCATTGGGCCCATGGCGGTCGGCAAATCGGCGATCGGGCAGCAGCTGGCGCAGCAGCTGGATGCCCCGTTCGTAGACACCGACGCTGTCATCGTCGAAGGGCACGGTGCCATCGCGGACATCTTCGCCAACCGCGGCGAGCGTGCCTTCCGTGAAATCGAAGCCCGGACGGTTGCCCGCATCATCGAAGCCGCGGCCGGCACCGCCACCGTGGTTTCCCTGGGCGGCGGCTCGGTCCTGGACTCCGGGACCCAGCAGCTGCTGGAACGGTGCACCGTGGTGTACCTGGAGTGCGACGCCGATACCGTCGCCGCCCGGATCGCCAAGAACTCCGGGCGGCCGCTGCTGGCCGGCGACGGCATCCAGCGCTGGAAGGCGCTGTTCGCCACCCGGAAGCCCGTCTATGAACGCCTCGCGGACATCGTCCTGGACGTCCGGCAGGGAACCGTGCCGCAGCTGGGCCTGAAGCTTGAAGCCGCGTTGTGCGACTTTGCCGGCAGGGGCCAGTCCGCCGCCGGCAACGCCGCCGGGCCCACCATCCGCGAGATCAACAAAACCGCGACGACGGCAGCCCAGCAATGCGCTGCCGCGAAACAGGAAGTTGAAAAGTGAGCGAATCAACCGTTATCAAGGTCACCGGCCAGCAGGCCGGGGACAACTACGACGTCGTAGTTGGCCGCGGCTTGCTCGGCACCTTGCCGGGGCTGCTGGGGGAGCGCGTCCGCCGCGTCCTGGTCATCCACCCGCGCGCCCTCCGGCTCACCGGCGACACCGTCCGGGATGAACTGGCAGCTGCCGGCTTCACCGCGGTCACCGCGGAAATCCCGGACGCCGAAGAAGGCAAGCACATCCAGGTCGCCGCGTTCTGCTGGCAGGTCCTGGGCCAGAACGACTTCACCCGCTCGGACGCCGTGGTCTCTGTCGGCGGCGGCGCTGTCACCGACCTTGCCGGCTTCGTGGCCGCCACCTGGCTGCGCGGCGTCAAGGTCATCCACATGCCCACCAGCCTCCTCGGCATGGTGGACGCGGCCGTCGGCGGCAAGACCGGTATCAACACGGCCGAAGGCAAGAACCTCGTGGGCTCCTTCCACCCGCCCGCGGCCGTCCTCACCGACCTGGACACGCTGAAGACCCTGCCCCGGAACGAGACCATCTCCGGTATGGCCGAGGTCATCAAGTGCGGCTTCATCGCCGATCCCGCCATCCTGGACCTCGTGGAGAAGGATCCGGACGCCGTGACGGATCCGGGCTCGGACGCCCTGCGCGAGCTCATCGAGCGTGCCATCGCCGTGAAGGCCCGCGTCGTCTCGGAGGACCTCAAGGAATCCGGACTCCGCGAAATTCTGAACTACGGCCACACCCTGGGCCACGCCATTGAACTCGTGGAACGTTACTCCTGGCGGCACGGCGCGGCAGTCTCGGTGGGCATGATGTTCGCCGCAGAGCTTTCCCGCAGCGTCGGCCGGCTCAGCGACGCCGATGCCGACCGGCACCGCAGCATCCTCGAATCCCTCGGGCTGCCCGTCACGTACCGGCGCGACCGCTGGCAGGGGCTCCTGGACGGCATGCGCCGCGACAAGAAGTCCCGCGGCGACCTCCTGCGCTTCGTGGTCCTCGACGGCATCGCCAAGCCGGGAATCCTGGACGTGCCCGACACGTCCCTGCTCTTTGCCGCCTACCAGGAGATTGCGTCCTGATGCGCGACGACCAGAGCGGAACCATCGAATGGCCCGACGGCGGGTTCCCGGGGATCCGGATCAACCCGGACACCCTGCTTTCCGAAATTGTCAACGAAGAGACCTGCGCCGCCGCACTCGAGGCATCCACTGATCCGGCCGACCGGGTCCTGGTGCTGCTCGTCGAGGGACGCGCCTCCGACGCCGCCGAGCTGGTGGCGGAAGCCCGCTACAAGGACCCCGAGTCGTTCACGCTGCGGGCCTACGAAGCGGACGTGCTGCGCGTCTCCCACCGCTACGACCGCGCCGTTGAACTCTTCCGGCAGCTCCTCACCGAGGCGCAGGGAACGGCCAACGAGGCCCTTGCATACCAGTACCTCGGCCGGATGCAGTTTGTGGCAGGGAACATCGCTGCCGCGGTGGAATCCTTCACCCGGGCGCTGGACCTGCGGGTGGCGCAGTCCGCCGATGCAGCCCTCATCTACTCCTCAACGGTGGCGCTGGCGCGGGCGCGGGACGTGTTCGAGCTGGCCTCCTGACCTGCGGCCGCCGGGCCCAGGAAAACCGGGCCCGGCTTTGTCCGCTAGAATGGTTTCTGGATTTTTGATAAACACACGCTGGCGGGCTGTTCGGTCTGCCGGCATGGCATAACCAGCTGGCAGCCAGAACCAGTCAGACGAAACCAGAGGAAACAGTGGCAACCACAAACGACATCAAGAATGGAACCGTCCTGAAGCTGGACGGCCAGCTTTGGAACGTCCTTGAGTTCCAGCACGTCAAGCCGGGCAAGGGCGGCGCCTTCGTGCGCACGAAGATCCGCAACGTGCTCTCGGGCAAGGTCGTCGACAAGACCTTCAACGCCGGCCTGAAGATCGAAACCGCCACGGTTGACCGCCGCGACTACCAGTACCTGTACCAGGACGGCGCTGATTTCGTCTTCATGGACACCCAGGACTACGACCAGGTCCACGTCTCCGGCGAGGTTGTGGGCGACGCCACCAACTTCATGCTGGAAAACCAGCAGGTCAACATTGCCATGCACGAGGGCACGCCCCTCTACATCGAACTGCCGGCGAGCGTTGTCCTCGAAATCACCTACACCGAGCCGGGCCTCCAGGGCGACCGCTCCTCCGCCGGCACCAAGCCCGCCACCCTGGAGACGGGCTACGAGATTCAGGTGCCGCTGTTCGTCGAGAACAACACCAAGGTCAAGGTCGACACCCGCGACGGCAGCTACCTGGGCCGGGTCAACGACTAGTGAGCGCCCGCGGTAAAGCCCGCAACAGGGCTCTTGAGGTCCTCTTCGAAGCCGAGCAGCGTTCTGTCTCAGCCTTCGACGTGCTGCGTGCGCGCCGCGAGAGGACCGACCAGATCGTCAATCCGTACACCCTCGAGATCGTCGAAGGTGTGGTGTCCATGCAGTCCACCATCGACGAGTTCCTCGAGACCTACTCACAGGGCTGGACCCTTGAGCGGATGCCGTCCGTGGACCGCATCATCCTGCGGATCGGCACCTGGGAGCTGCTCTACAACGACGACGTTCCTGACGGCGTTGCCGTCAGCGAAGCCGTCGCACTGGCCAAGACGCTCTCCACGGACGAGTCGCCGTCGTTCATCAACGGCCTCCTGGGCCGGCTGCAGCAGCTGAAGCCGTCCCTGCTCGCCTGAGCTGACGTACGCAGAAAGCCCCTGCCGGTGAGCCGGCAGGGGCTTTCTGCATGCTGGAGGGCGCCTATTGTTGTTGGACGGCGCTCTACTGTTGGACGGCGGCACGCAGTGCCGTCAGGTGGCGCAGCTGCTGCGCCTCCTCGTGCTGGTGGGCCGGCACATCCCTGCCGCTGAGGATCCGCTGCCGGGTGAACGCCAGGCGCGTCGCCGCCTTGACGAACTCCTTCATCTGTTCCCCCCGGTTGTAGGACGCTGCCCAGCGCACTGCCTGGCGCCGGCCGGCCGGCGTGGCGAGTAGTTCCACCTCGGCGGGTGCGAACCAGCCCGCGGCGGCGTACTCCTGGAGGCGCTGCCGGGTCAGTCGCCGCTCGGCGACCCGCAGCACCACGATGCACACCACGGCCAGGACGAAGATGGGGACCTGCACCAGCACGTACTGGGCCAGGAAGTCCTGGCCCATGCTGTTCCACCTGTTGTGCAGGATCATGGCGGGAACCAGGCCCACAAAGAACGCAAACACTGCGGCGCCAGAATGCCCCCGGCGCGCGGCGAGGCCCATGACCAGGCCGGTGGTGCCGGTGAAGATGGCGTGCGCAAACGGCGACATCACTCCGCGGAGGAAGAAGATCTGCACCAGGTCGCTGCCGGTGCCGGACTCCGCAATGGCACGGCCGAAGTAGAGGATATTCTCGGTGAACGCGAAGCCGCCGGCGATGGTGAAGGCAAACACCACCCCGTCAACCGGGCCGTCGAAGTTGCGGCGGGCGAACAGGAGAAGCAGCAGCAGGCCCAATGACTTTGCGAACTCCTCCACCACGGGGGCCTGCACCGTGGTCATGAAGTCGCGGAAGGCCGCCTCGTTCGTATCCGGGGCGGCGAGGGCGAACACCGGCTGGATGAGCAGTGTCACGGCGATCGACACCGCCGCGCCCCAGGTGAAGGCAAACAGCAGCAGGCGCTTGGGTTCGGGTTCCCACCGGTCAATGATGGCGACGGCGGACAGCACCGCCGCCAGCGGGATCAGGGACGCGACAAAGCCGATGACGAAGCCGGTGACGCCGGTGCTGGCCAGGAGGAACGGCACCACGAGGAACAGGCTGACGAAGGCAAGGATCCCGCCGGTCACGACGAGCCCCAGGGTGCCTGCCCCGGGGCGGGCGGCGACCGTTGAGGCGGCCTCCGGGATGACCTGGTGGACAGCGCCGCCGCGGTGGCCCGGGGCCGGGCGGTAGTTCTGCGGCTGGACGTGGCCCATCCAGCTTGGATTCGCGGGCTGTCCAGGGAAGTCAGGCCCGGGAAACTGCCTCTGCTGCGGGTTCATCGACATAGACACGAGCCTATGTGCCGCGGGAGTGGCAACAAAGCACACGGCCTTGCGGTGTGACGGACGACGCCTGCTGCCGGGGCGGGGAGCAGGTGCCCGTGTGGTAATTTTGGAGGGCAAATGTTCCTTTTTTAATTCCGTCCCGTGAGGCGGGGAAAGGGGAGACGAGCGATGACTCCTGTCACGCAGGCACCGGTACCGGCCAGGGTTGTACTCAACCAGGCGGACATTGACCGTGCCCTCACTCGTATCGCCCATGAGATCCTCGAGGCCAACAAGGGCTCCCAGGACCTGGTGCTGCTGGGCATTCCCCGCCGCGGTTACCCGCTGGCCGTCCGGCTCGCCCAGAAAATCGCCGCCGCCGATCCGGCCGTGGACGCTGCCGCCATCGTCGGCCAGCTGGACGTCACCATGTTCCGCGACGACCTCTCGCACCAGCCCACGAGGCCCCCGCACCGCACCCAGCTGCCGCTGACCGGCATCGACAACAAGGTCGTGGTGCTGATCGACGACGTCCTGTACTCCGGCCGCACCATCCGCGCCGCCCTGGACGCTCTCGTGGACCTCGGACGGCCGCGCATTGTGCGCCTGGCAGTCCTCATTGACCGCGGCCACCGCGAACTCCCCATCCGCGCCGACCACGTGGGCAAGAACCTTCCCACGTCCTCCGCCGAAAAGGTCCGGGTCCGGCTCGAGGAGACCGACGCCGTCGACGGCCAGCCGGTCAACGAAGTGGTCATCGAGGGCGGCGCATGAAACACCTCCTTTCCACCGAAAACCTCAGCCTGGCCAACGCCGTCCGCATCCTCGACACCGCCGAAGAGATGTCGACGGTGGGGGAGCGCGAGGTCAAGAAACTTCCCGCCCTCCGCGGACGGACCGTGGTGAACCTCTTCTTCGAGGACTCCACCAGGACACGCATTTCCTTCGAGGCCGCAGCCAAGCGGCTCTCTGCCGACGTCATCAACTTCGCCGCCAAGGGCTCATCAGTCTCCAAGGGCGAGTCGCTCAAGGACACCGCACAGACACTGTCGGCCATGGGCGCCGACGCCGTCGTGATCCGCCACTGGGCCTCCGGTGCCCCGCACCGGCTCGCGGCCACCGACTGGATCGACGCCGCGGTGATCAACGCCGGCGACGGCACCCACGAACACCCCACCCAGGCGCTCCTGGACGCCTTCACGATGCGCCGGCACTGGACCAAACTCTCCGGCCTGCCCTCGGCGGGGGCGGACCTGCGCGGCATGCGCGTCGCCATCGCCGGCGACGTCCTGCACTCGCGCGTGGCGCGGTCCAATGTGTGGCTCCTGCGCACGCTCGGCGCCGACGTCACCCTGGTGGCGCCGCCCACCCTGCTGCCCATCGGCGTCGAACACTGGCCCTGCAGCATCAGCTACGACATGGATGAGACCCTGGAAAAGGGCGTCGACGCCGTCATGATGCTGCGCGTCCAGGGCGAGCGGATGAACGCCTCCTTCTTCCCCTCCACCCGGGAGTACTCCCGCCGCTGGGGCTTCGACGACAACCGGCTCCGCGCCCTGGACAGTCTGGGCCTGAAGGACACCATCATCATGCACCCCGGTCCCATGAACCGGGGCCTGGAAATTTCCGCGGCCGCCGCCGATTCGCCCCGCTCCACCGTGCTCGCACAGGTGAAGAACGGCGTGTCGATCCGCATGGCCGCCCTGTACCTGCTGCTCTCCGGAGACACCCGTGAACCAGCCGCCACCCTGAAGGAGAGCAACTGATGGCTGAAGAAACCACATATCTGATCCGGGGCGCCGCGATCCTGGGCGGCGACGCAGAGGACCTGCTCATCCGCGACGGCGTCATCGCCGCCCGCGGGACCGGCCTGTCCCAGGCTGACATAGCGGACAGCGCCACCGTGATCGATGCCGACGGCCTCATCGCGCTGCCAGGGATGGTGGACGTACACACGCACCTCCGTGAACCCGGCCGCGAAGACGCTGAAACCGTGGAAACCGGCACCCGCGCCGCAGCCCTCGGCGGCTTCACCGCCGTGCACGCCATGGCCAACAGCATGCCGGTGGCGGACACCGCCGGTGTGGTGGAGCAGGTGTACAGCCTGGGCCGTGACGCCGGCTGGGTGGACGTCCGTCCCGTGGGCGCCGTCACTGTGGGGCTCGCGGGCGAGCAGCTCGCCGAGCTCGGCGCGATGGCCGACTCCCGCGCCCGGGTCCGGATGTTCTCCGATGACGGCATCTGCGTTCACGACCCCGTGCTGATGCGACGCGCCCTTGAATACGTCAAGGCGTTCGACGGCGTCGTGGCCCAGCACGCGCAGGAACCGCGCCTCACCGCCGGCGCACAGATGAACGAGGGCGAAGTCTCCGCGGTCCTCGGCCTCACCGGCTGGCCGGCAGTGGCCGAGGAAAGCATCATTGCCCGTGACGTGCTGCTGGCCCAGCACGTCGGTTCCCGGCTCCACGTCTGCCACGTGTCCACCGCAGGCTCGGTGGAGATCATCCGCTGGGCCAAGGCCCGCGGTATCAACGTCACCGCCGAGGTGACCCCGCACCACCTGCTGCTCACCGATGAGCTGGTCCGCAGCTACGACCCCGTCTACAAGGTGAACCCGCCGCTGCGCACCAACGACGACGTCCAGGCCCTGCGCGCCGCCCTCGCCGACGGGACCATCGACGTCGTCGGCACCGACCACGCTCCGCACCCGAGCGAGCACAAGGAATGCGAGTGGGCGCAGGCTGCCATGGGCATGACCGGACTGGAAACCGCCCTCTCCGTGGTCCAGCACGCCATGATCGAAACCGGCCTCATGACTTGGACCGACTTCGCCCGCGCCACCTCCACCGCGCCCGCCGGCATCGGACGCCTTCCGGACCAGGGCCGGCCGCTCGAAAAGGGCGAACCCGCCAACATCGTCCTCGTGGACCCGGCAGCGCGCTGGACCGTCGACCCTTCCGCCATGGCAACCATGGGACGCAACTCGCCGTTCCGCGGCATGGAGCTCCCGGGCAAGGTGATGGCCACGTTCTTCAAGGGCCACCCCACGGTCCTGGACGGCAAGCTCAACACGCCGTACCGCTACCCCTCGGAAGCGCCGGTCGCCGGCGCCCCGGGTGCGAACTGATGGAAAAAGTCCTGCCCGGACTTGCGATGCTGGCCATCGCCGCCGTCGTTTTTGTCCTGATCTGGCTCGGCTGGCGCAACCGGCTGCGGCGGCAGTCAGACATCGCACAGCTGCCGGCGGTTCCCGTCGGGCTGGGCGAACCGCTGCTCTCAGCGGACGGACAGTATGTGGCCTCGACCACCGCGGGGGACTGGCTGGACAGGGTCGCTGTGCACGGTCTCGGGATCCGCACCAACGCGGAACTCTCGATCCATCCGGAGGGCGTGCTCCTGGACCGTGCGGGTGCCGGACCGCTGTTCATCCCTGCAGCCTCGCTGGCCGGCGTCCGGCAGGACAGCGGCATGGCCGGCAAATTCGTGGAAAAGGACGGCTTGCTGGTCCTCAGCTGGATGCTCGGAACCCACGCCCTGGACACCGGCTTCCGCACGCGCCGTGCCGCGGACAAGCCGGCCATCCTCCAACAACTTCAGGAAATGATCTCCCCAGGCCCCCAGGCAGGTGCCCAATAGTGGAAAGTAATAAAGTGACGGAAACCGAAGTGACAGTAAACGCAGGAACTGCGCCGCAGGCCGCAGCCTCCGCCCCCGCCGTCCTGGTGCTCGAAGACGGCCGCATCTTCCGCGGCCGCAGCTACGGCGCGCAGGGCACCGCCCTGGGGGAAGCGGTCTTCGCCACCGGCATGACCGGTTACCAGGAGACCATTACCGACCCGTCCTATGCCCGCCAGCTGGTGGTGCAGACGGCCCCGCACATCGGCAACACCGGTGTGAACAGCGAGGACGCCGAATCCCGCCGTATCTGGGTGGCCGGCTACATTGTCCGTGACGCCGCCCGCCGCCCCTCCAACTGGCGGTCTGAGCGGTCTCTCGACTCCGAGCTCGTCGAGCAGGGCATCGTGGGCATCCAGGGTGTGGACACCCGCGCCATCACCCGGCACCTGCGCGAGCACAAGACCATGCGCGCCGGCATCTTCTCCGGCGAGGCAGCCAAGGCCTCGGACAAGGAACTCATCGACGCCGTGCTCGCCAGCGAGCCGATGGAAGGCGCCCGCCTTGCCGAGGAAGTCAGCATCGACGAAGCCTACGTGGTGGAGCCGAAGGACCACGGCTGGGACGGCGACCCGCGCTTCAGCATCGCCGCAATCGACCTCGGCATCAAGGCCATGACGCCGGTGCGCTTCGCTGAGCGCGGCGTCCGCGTGCACGTGCTGCCCGCCACCGCCACGATCGACGACGTCAAGGCCGTCAACCCCGACGGCTTCTTCATGTCCAACGGCCCCGGCGACCCCGCCACCGCCGACAGCCAGGTCAAGCTGCTCCGCACCGTCCTGGACGAGAAGCTGCCCTACTTCGGCATCTGCTTCGGCAACCAGATCCTGGGCCGTGCGCTCGGCTTCGGCACCTACAAGCTGCGCTACGGCCACCGCGGCATCAACCAGCCCGTCATGGACCGCCGCACCGGCAAGGTGGAGATCACCTCACAGAACCACGGCTTCGCCGTCGACGCCCCGCTGGACGGCCCCACCAGCGCGCCGGAAGAGCGTTACGGACGGGTCGAGGTCAGCCACGTCAGCCTGAACGACGAGGTCGTTGAAGGCCTGGCCTGCCTGGACATCCCGGCCTTCTCCGTCCAGTACCATCCGGAAGCCGCCGCCGGCCCGCACGACGCCGCCTACCTCTTCGACCGCTTTATCGAGCTGATGGAAGGCACTCGTGACGGCCGCACCGCCAACCTGTCCAAGGAACCGGTGGACTCGCAGCACCCCGCCGAGGCCCAGAATCAGGCCGGGCCGAACACGATCGACAACAAGACTGAGGACAAGAAGTAATGCCCAAGAGAACTGACCTTAAGAGCGTCCTGGTCATCGGTTCCGGCCCGATCGTCATCGGCCAGGCCGCTGAATTCGACTACTCCGGCACCCAGGCGCTTCGCGTCCTCAAGGAGGAAGGCCTGCGCGTCATCCTCGTCAACTCCAACCCGGCCACCATCATGACCGACCCGGAGTTCGCCGACGCCACGTACATCGAGCCCATCACCCCCGAGGTGGTGGAGAAGATCATCGCCAAGGAGCGCCCGGACGCCGTGCTGCCCACCCTGGGCGGCCAGACGGCCCTGAACACCGCCATCGCGCTGGACAAGAACGGCGTGCTCGAGAAGTACAACGTGGAACTGATCGGTGCGAACATCGCCGCG is from Arthrobacter sp. QXT-31 and encodes:
- the aroC gene encoding chorismate synthase → MLRWLTAGESHGPALVGIIEGVPAGVELTSGQIADALARRRLGYGRGARMKFEQDVVTILGGVRHGITQGGPVAIQVGNTEWPKWEQIMSADPVDPEELEGQARNAPLTRPRPGHADFTGMQKYGFDEARPVLERASARETATRVAMGTVAAQFLKHLGIELVSHTVSIASVTVPEGRPLPVPDNVIALDADPLRCFDRETSDAMVAEVDAAHKEGETLGGVVEVLAYGLPPGLGSYVHWDRRLDSRLAAALMGIQAIKGVEVGDGFLTAARRGSAAHDEIVKDADGRIIRTSNRAGGIEGGMSIGDVLRVRAAMKPIATVPRALKTIDISTGEAAKAHHQRSDVCAVPAAGVVAEAMVALVLAEAVTEKFGGDSVAETARNIRGYLENIPASLDTIGL
- a CDS encoding shikimate kinase, with the translated sequence MPRSNTPCNAGDRPIVLIGPMAVGKSAIGQQLAQQLDAPFVDTDAVIVEGHGAIADIFANRGERAFREIEARTVARIIEAAAGTATVVSLGGGSVLDSGTQQLLERCTVVYLECDADTVAARIAKNSGRPLLAGDGIQRWKALFATRKPVYERLADIVLDVRQGTVPQLGLKLEAALCDFAGRGQSAAGNAAGPTIREINKTATTAAQQCAAAKQEVEK
- the aroB gene encoding 3-dehydroquinate synthase, which produces MSESTVIKVTGQQAGDNYDVVVGRGLLGTLPGLLGERVRRVLVIHPRALRLTGDTVRDELAAAGFTAVTAEIPDAEEGKHIQVAAFCWQVLGQNDFTRSDAVVSVGGGAVTDLAGFVAATWLRGVKVIHMPTSLLGMVDAAVGGKTGINTAEGKNLVGSFHPPAAVLTDLDTLKTLPRNETISGMAEVIKCGFIADPAILDLVEKDPDAVTDPGSDALRELIERAIAVKARVVSEDLKESGLREILNYGHTLGHAIELVERYSWRHGAAVSVGMMFAAELSRSVGRLSDADADRHRSILESLGLPVTYRRDRWQGLLDGMRRDKKSRGDLLRFVVLDGIAKPGILDVPDTSLLFAAYQEIAS
- the efp gene encoding elongation factor P → MATTNDIKNGTVLKLDGQLWNVLEFQHVKPGKGGAFVRTKIRNVLSGKVVDKTFNAGLKIETATVDRRDYQYLYQDGADFVFMDTQDYDQVHVSGEVVGDATNFMLENQQVNIAMHEGTPLYIELPASVVLEITYTEPGLQGDRSSAGTKPATLETGYEIQVPLFVENNTKVKVDTRDGSYLGRVND
- the nusB gene encoding transcription antitermination factor NusB → MSARGKARNRALEVLFEAEQRSVSAFDVLRARRERTDQIVNPYTLEIVEGVVSMQSTIDEFLETYSQGWTLERMPSVDRIILRIGTWELLYNDDVPDGVAVSEAVALAKTLSTDESPSFINGLLGRLQQLKPSLLA
- a CDS encoding PrsW family intramembrane metalloprotease is translated as MSMNPQQRQFPGPDFPGQPANPSWMGHVQPQNYRPAPGHRGGAVHQVIPEAASTVAARPGAGTLGLVVTGGILAFVSLFLVVPFLLASTGVTGFVIGFVASLIPLAAVLSAVAIIDRWEPEPKRLLLFAFTWGAAVSIAVTLLIQPVFALAAPDTNEAAFRDFMTTVQAPVVEEFAKSLGLLLLLLFARRNFDGPVDGVVFAFTIAGGFAFTENILYFGRAIAESGTGSDLVQIFFLRGVMSPFAHAIFTGTTGLVMGLAARRGHSGAAVFAFFVGLVPAMILHNRWNSMGQDFLAQYVLVQVPIFVLAVVCIVVLRVAERRLTRQRLQEYAAAGWFAPAEVELLATPAGRRQAVRWAASYNRGEQMKEFVKAATRLAFTRQRILSGRDVPAHQHEEAQQLRHLTALRAAVQQ
- the pyrR gene encoding bifunctional pyr operon transcriptional regulator/uracil phosphoribosyltransferase PyrR; translated protein: MTPVTQAPVPARVVLNQADIDRALTRIAHEILEANKGSQDLVLLGIPRRGYPLAVRLAQKIAAADPAVDAAAIVGQLDVTMFRDDLSHQPTRPPHRTQLPLTGIDNKVVVLIDDVLYSGRTIRAALDALVDLGRPRIVRLAVLIDRGHRELPIRADHVGKNLPTSSAEKVRVRLEETDAVDGQPVNEVVIEGGA
- a CDS encoding aspartate carbamoyltransferase catalytic subunit, which produces MKHLLSTENLSLANAVRILDTAEEMSTVGEREVKKLPALRGRTVVNLFFEDSTRTRISFEAAAKRLSADVINFAAKGSSVSKGESLKDTAQTLSAMGADAVVIRHWASGAPHRLAATDWIDAAVINAGDGTHEHPTQALLDAFTMRRHWTKLSGLPSAGADLRGMRVAIAGDVLHSRVARSNVWLLRTLGADVTLVAPPTLLPIGVEHWPCSISYDMDETLEKGVDAVMMLRVQGERMNASFFPSTREYSRRWGFDDNRLRALDSLGLKDTIIMHPGPMNRGLEISAAAADSPRSTVLAQVKNGVSIRMAALYLLLSGDTREPAATLKESN
- a CDS encoding dihydroorotase, whose product is MAEETTYLIRGAAILGGDAEDLLIRDGVIAARGTGLSQADIADSATVIDADGLIALPGMVDVHTHLREPGREDAETVETGTRAAALGGFTAVHAMANSMPVADTAGVVEQVYSLGRDAGWVDVRPVGAVTVGLAGEQLAELGAMADSRARVRMFSDDGICVHDPVLMRRALEYVKAFDGVVAQHAQEPRLTAGAQMNEGEVSAVLGLTGWPAVAEESIIARDVLLAQHVGSRLHVCHVSTAGSVEIIRWAKARGINVTAEVTPHHLLLTDELVRSYDPVYKVNPPLRTNDDVQALRAALADGTIDVVGTDHAPHPSEHKECEWAQAAMGMTGLETALSVVQHAMIETGLMTWTDFARATSTAPAGIGRLPDQGRPLEKGEPANIVLVDPAARWTVDPSAMATMGRNSPFRGMELPGKVMATFFKGHPTVLDGKLNTPYRYPSEAPVAGAPGAN
- a CDS encoding PH-like domain-containing protein, which gives rise to MEKVLPGLAMLAIAAVVFVLIWLGWRNRLRRQSDIAQLPAVPVGLGEPLLSADGQYVASTTAGDWLDRVAVHGLGIRTNAELSIHPEGVLLDRAGAGPLFIPAASLAGVRQDSGMAGKFVEKDGLLVLSWMLGTHALDTGFRTRRAADKPAILQQLQEMISPGPQAGAQ
- the carA gene encoding glutamine-hydrolyzing carbamoyl-phosphate synthase small subunit translates to MTETEVTVNAGTAPQAAASAPAVLVLEDGRIFRGRSYGAQGTALGEAVFATGMTGYQETITDPSYARQLVVQTAPHIGNTGVNSEDAESRRIWVAGYIVRDAARRPSNWRSERSLDSELVEQGIVGIQGVDTRAITRHLREHKTMRAGIFSGEAAKASDKELIDAVLASEPMEGARLAEEVSIDEAYVVEPKDHGWDGDPRFSIAAIDLGIKAMTPVRFAERGVRVHVLPATATIDDVKAVNPDGFFMSNGPGDPATADSQVKLLRTVLDEKLPYFGICFGNQILGRALGFGTYKLRYGHRGINQPVMDRRTGKVEITSQNHGFAVDAPLDGPTSAPEERYGRVEVSHVSLNDEVVEGLACLDIPAFSVQYHPEAAAGPHDAAYLFDRFIELMEGTRDGRTANLSKEPVDSQHPAEAQNQAGPNTIDNKTEDKK